Proteins from one Vibrio coralliirubri genomic window:
- a CDS encoding glycerate kinase, with translation MKIVIAPDSFKESLDAHQVASCIERGFADVFPHAEFVKMPLADGGEGTVDVLLEALNGKKQRLHTTDPIGRECTAYWASLVQQVDGKSVNTALVEFAQASGLDRLTVEERSPLTASSYGTGLLIKDALDKGVEQIIIGLGGSATNDAGAGILQALGGQLLDKQGNELSGGGAALSQLASIDLDGLHPRCNEVTFVVACDVNNPLCGESGASAVFGPQKGASQAQVEQLDTAIGHFADIAQTHTGTNHRDTAGFGAAGGTPLGLSLAFNIQIKAGIEMVLDALDADKVLEGASLVVTGEGQMDNQTLQGKTPFGIAQRAQKLNIPTIGIAGSLGQDVEKLYGSMSSLFGTVRSPQSLDQVLSEANQNLTRTARNIAATLKLGSQIFNEK, from the coding sequence ATGAAAATTGTAATTGCCCCTGATTCATTTAAAGAATCACTCGACGCTCATCAAGTTGCGTCTTGTATTGAGCGTGGATTTGCTGACGTTTTCCCTCATGCAGAGTTTGTGAAAATGCCACTCGCTGATGGCGGAGAAGGCACAGTAGACGTGTTGCTAGAGGCGCTCAATGGTAAGAAGCAACGGCTGCACACGACGGATCCAATCGGTCGCGAATGTACGGCTTATTGGGCTTCACTTGTACAACAGGTTGATGGCAAAAGCGTAAACACTGCCTTGGTGGAGTTTGCCCAAGCATCGGGTTTAGATCGATTAACCGTAGAAGAAAGATCACCTCTTACAGCATCATCTTACGGCACAGGGTTGCTGATCAAAGATGCGCTAGATAAAGGCGTAGAACAAATCATCATTGGTCTGGGCGGTAGTGCCACCAATGACGCAGGTGCTGGCATCTTACAAGCGTTGGGAGGCCAACTATTAGACAAGCAAGGCAACGAGCTATCTGGTGGCGGTGCTGCACTAAGTCAATTAGCAAGCATCGATCTTGATGGACTGCACCCGAGATGCAACGAAGTGACGTTCGTGGTCGCATGTGATGTAAATAATCCATTGTGTGGTGAAAGCGGGGCAAGTGCCGTGTTTGGTCCACAAAAAGGGGCTTCACAAGCTCAAGTTGAGCAACTTGATACTGCGATCGGTCACTTTGCCGATATCGCTCAAACACATACGGGTACTAATCATCGCGACACAGCTGGTTTTGGTGCTGCTGGTGGCACACCTCTGGGGTTAAGTCTTGCATTCAATATCCAAATTAAAGCGGGTATTGAGATGGTATTAGATGCTTTGGATGCAGATAAGGTTCTTGAAGGTGCTTCACTGGTCGTGACCGGAGAGGGGCAGATGGACAACCAAACCCTGCAAGGTAAAACACCTTTCGGTATCGCTCAGCGCGCTCAAAAGCTGAATATACCAACCATTGGAATTGCGGGCTCTTTGGGGCAAGACGTTGAAAAGCTCTACGGCTCGATGTCTAGCTTATTTGGAACCGTGCGTTCACCTCAGTCTTTAGACCAAGTTTTATCAGAAGCGAATCAAAACC